Proteins from a genomic interval of Paenibacillus sp. FSL R5-0623:
- a CDS encoding PadR family transcriptional regulator: MNILSYGLLGLLTREESSGYDLMLKIQPHWQAKHSQIYPLLSKMENDELLASRWVQQSDKPDKKMYAVTEKGIEKLLEWMITPVTAPVTRDEFNLRILCVGIAEDGSMRRILNERKSWFMERIRYFEDLKSRIPQDNLRVGNRDFGSYILVQKGLMHAQTGLEWCHWVTQLLDGQAAIQDPSPSVSEI, encoded by the coding sequence ATGAACATACTTTCCTACGGATTGCTCGGGCTGCTTACCCGCGAGGAGTCATCGGGCTATGATCTGATGCTGAAAATCCAGCCTCATTGGCAGGCGAAACACAGCCAGATCTACCCACTCCTGTCCAAGATGGAAAACGATGAGTTATTGGCCTCCCGCTGGGTACAACAGTCTGACAAACCGGACAAGAAAATGTACGCAGTTACGGAAAAAGGCATTGAAAAGCTCTTGGAATGGATGATTACTCCTGTTACCGCACCGGTTACACGCGATGAATTTAATTTGCGTATTTTGTGTGTTGGCATAGCGGAAGACGGAAGCATGAGACGCATTCTTAACGAGCGTAAAAGCTGGTTTATGGAACGCATACGTTATTTCGAAGATCTGAAGTCACGTATACCTCAGGATAATCTTCGTGTAGGCAACCGAGACTTTGGAAGCTACATCCTGGTACAAAAAGGGTTGATGCACGCACAAACAGGCCTGGAATGGTGTCATTGGGTTACCCAATTGCTTGATGGCCAAGCTGCAATTCAAGACCCAAGTCCAAGTGTTTCAGAAATTTAA
- the tyrS gene encoding tyrosine--tRNA ligase, translating into MNIIDELQWRDAINQQTDAEGLRELTETKSISLYCGVDPTGDSMHIGHLIPFMMLKRFQLAGHRPVILIGGATGTIGDPSGRQAERSLQTMEQVQENVDALTAQMKKLFVTDGDNQVRMVNNYDWTHKINVIEFLRDYGKNFNLNTMLAKDVVASRLEGGISFTEFSYQILQSLDYLHLFQNEDVQLQIGGSDQWGNITSGLDLIRKKEGSEAKAYGLTIPLMLKSDGTKFGKTAGGAIWLDPNKTTPFEFYQFWANTDDRDVIKYLKYFTFLSKEEIEALAEKVETEPHRREAQKALAEEMTKFVHGEEMLEQAKRITAALFSGDIRSLTADEIEQGFKEMPTFETDGEAKNIVDWLVDLGLEPSKRQAREDVTKGAISMNGEKITELEFTVSAEHAIGGKFIIIRKGKKNYSLVKLQS; encoded by the coding sequence ATGAATATTATTGATGAACTACAGTGGCGTGACGCCATTAACCAGCAGACAGATGCAGAGGGACTGCGTGAGTTGACTGAAACCAAATCAATCTCACTGTACTGCGGCGTTGACCCTACGGGGGATAGCATGCATATCGGACATCTCATTCCCTTCATGATGCTGAAACGTTTTCAACTGGCAGGACACCGTCCAGTCATTCTGATTGGTGGAGCTACAGGAACGATTGGTGATCCAAGTGGTCGTCAGGCAGAACGTTCTTTGCAAACGATGGAACAAGTGCAGGAGAATGTGGATGCACTGACAGCGCAGATGAAGAAGTTGTTCGTAACAGACGGTGATAATCAGGTTCGCATGGTGAACAACTACGATTGGACGCACAAAATCAATGTCATTGAATTCTTGCGTGACTACGGCAAAAACTTTAACCTCAACACAATGTTAGCTAAGGATGTAGTTGCGAGCAGACTGGAAGGCGGAATCTCGTTCACCGAGTTTTCATACCAGATCCTTCAATCACTCGACTACCTGCACCTGTTCCAGAACGAAGATGTACAGCTTCAAATCGGCGGTTCGGATCAATGGGGGAATATCACGAGTGGTCTTGATCTGATTCGTAAAAAAGAAGGATCTGAAGCGAAGGCGTACGGTCTGACCATTCCGCTCATGCTCAAATCCGACGGTACGAAATTTGGTAAAACAGCTGGCGGGGCAATTTGGCTTGATCCGAACAAAACGACACCATTTGAGTTCTACCAGTTCTGGGCGAATACAGATGATCGGGATGTCATTAAATACTTGAAATACTTTACCTTCCTGAGCAAAGAAGAAATTGAAGCTTTGGCTGAAAAGGTAGAGACAGAGCCGCACAGACGTGAAGCACAGAAAGCACTCGCGGAAGAAATGACAAAATTCGTTCACGGCGAAGAAATGCTCGAACAGGCTAAACGTATTACAGCGGCGCTGTTCAGTGGTGATATCCGTTCCCTGACAGCAGATGAAATCGAGCAGGGTTTCAAGGAAATGCCAACATTCGAAACGGACGGCGAAGCGAAAAATATCGTGGACTGGCTCGTAGATCTGGGGCTGGAGCCATCCAAACGCCAGGCGCGTGAGGATGTCACCAAAGGCGCTATCTCCATGAACGGTGAGAAAATCACGGAGCTTGAATTCACAGTCTCGGCAGAGCATGCCATCGGCGGTAAATTCATCATTATCCGTAAAGGTAAGAAGAACTACAGCCTGGTTAAACTCCAATCATAG
- a CDS encoding nucleobase:cation symporter-2 family protein, producing MKETKKMKVFSLGIQHVLAMYAGAILVPLLVGRALNLTAEQLAYLVSIDLLTCGIATWLQARKGKYLGIGLPAVLGSSFVAVTPMIAIGSQYGIPAIYGSIIAAGLFIVIFAVFFSKIVKLFPPVVIGTVVTIIGLALIPTGIKNMAGGANSENFGSLDNLALSFGVLLFILILNRYARGFVKSLAVLLGIIVGTLIAAIMGKVNFASVQEASWFHLPQPFYFGWPTFEIGPIITMIIVGTVVIIESTGVFMALSKICDQPINEKDLARGYRAEGLAFVLGGIFNAFPYNTFAQNVGLVQLSKVKTTNVVVAAGGILIFLGLIPKVAAFATIIPSAVLGGATVVLFGMVVSSGIKMLQNVDFSKQSNLLIVACSVSLGLGVTAVPDLFAQLPQSIRIIVSDGIITGSLSAILLNVFFNLALKKESLPVQPVQAQEAHT from the coding sequence ATGAAAGAAACCAAAAAGATGAAAGTTTTTTCACTGGGGATTCAGCACGTACTCGCGATGTATGCGGGAGCAATTCTGGTGCCTTTGCTTGTGGGCAGAGCACTAAATCTGACTGCAGAGCAGTTGGCGTATCTGGTATCCATTGACCTGTTAACGTGTGGGATTGCAACATGGCTTCAGGCTCGGAAAGGGAAGTATTTGGGTATTGGTTTGCCAGCGGTGCTCGGAAGTTCTTTTGTAGCGGTGACACCCATGATTGCGATTGGATCGCAATACGGAATTCCTGCCATATATGGATCGATCATCGCAGCCGGGTTATTTATCGTCATCTTTGCCGTATTTTTTAGCAAAATCGTCAAATTGTTTCCGCCAGTTGTGATCGGTACAGTGGTAACCATCATCGGTCTTGCGCTAATCCCAACCGGCATTAAAAACATGGCAGGTGGAGCAAACAGTGAGAATTTCGGAAGTTTGGACAATCTGGCGCTTTCATTTGGCGTATTACTTTTCATTCTAATCCTGAATAGATATGCCCGCGGGTTTGTTAAATCCCTGGCTGTTCTCCTTGGTATTATCGTGGGAACCCTCATTGCAGCCATCATGGGAAAAGTGAATTTTGCCTCTGTACAGGAAGCCTCCTGGTTCCATTTACCGCAACCCTTTTACTTCGGATGGCCTACTTTCGAAATCGGCCCAATCATTACAATGATTATTGTAGGTACGGTGGTTATCATTGAATCAACAGGAGTATTTATGGCTTTAAGCAAAATCTGTGATCAACCGATCAATGAAAAAGATCTGGCACGGGGATATCGCGCGGAAGGTCTTGCGTTTGTCCTTGGCGGCATCTTTAATGCTTTTCCATACAATACATTTGCACAGAATGTTGGTTTGGTTCAGCTCTCCAAAGTAAAAACGACCAATGTTGTTGTTGCAGCCGGAGGTATTCTAATCTTTCTGGGACTCATTCCGAAGGTAGCTGCTTTTGCAACCATTATTCCAAGTGCTGTCCTCGGAGGAGCGACTGTTGTCCTGTTTGGAATGGTCGTCTCATCCGGGATCAAAATGCTGCAAAACGTCGACTTCAGCAAACAATCCAATCTATTGATTGTGGCTTGCTCCGTTTCACTTGGGCTCGGTGTTACGGCTGTACCCGACCTGTTTGCCCAGCTTCCTCAAAGTATTCGGATTATTGTTAGCGATGGTATCATCACGGGAAGCCTGTCAGCGATCCTGCTTAATGTCTTCTTTAACCTTGCTTTGAAAAAAGAAAGCTTGCCAGTACAGCCTGTCCAGGCTCAAGAAGCTCACACGTAA
- a CDS encoding carbonic anhydrase: MNNIQEILTYNKSFVETKEYEKYTAGKFPTKKMVIITCMDTRLVELLPKAMNLKNGDVKIIKNAGAIISQPFGSVMRSVLVAIYELGADEVLVVGHTECGMASLHAETMIGHMVERGVSEEVMTTLENSGIRLQKWLRGFDSVEEGVKHTVEVIKKHPLLPPNVPVHGMVIDSATGELDLVAEGYGQQASL, encoded by the coding sequence ATGAACAACATTCAAGAGATTTTGACTTACAACAAATCATTTGTCGAGACCAAAGAATACGAAAAGTATACGGCTGGCAAGTTTCCAACCAAAAAGATGGTTATCATCACTTGTATGGATACACGTCTGGTGGAATTGCTGCCCAAGGCTATGAACTTGAAAAACGGCGATGTGAAAATCATCAAAAACGCAGGCGCAATTATCTCTCAGCCTTTCGGGAGTGTAATGCGTAGTGTACTTGTCGCCATCTATGAACTGGGTGCAGATGAAGTCCTGGTAGTGGGACACACGGAATGTGGTATGGCTTCCCTTCACGCTGAGACCATGATTGGACATATGGTAGAGCGTGGTGTATCGGAAGAAGTCATGACTACTCTGGAGAATTCGGGCATCCGTTTGCAAAAATGGTTGCGTGGGTTTGACAGCGTTGAGGAAGGGGTAAAACATACTGTGGAAGTGATCAAAAAGCATCCATTACTTCCTCCCAATGTACCCGTCCACGGCATGGTTATCGATTCTGCCACAGGTGAACTTGATCTTGTCGCTGAGGGGTATGGACAACAGGCATCTCTCTAA
- a CDS encoding TetR/AcrR family transcriptional regulator: MSGVLSPNSNDPRVIRTRQLILDAFLNQLNLKNFNSITIQNITEQATINRATFYAHFQDKYALLEALLSDAFMEYVTKRVDPDARLSAETIQQLIFSLCDYHVSSNGCIKKYETVAPIIEENIKTQLEQFLLELMSKVAGDVDPKTLKITATMLSWSIYGMTYRWNIEGGQESPAELANRVVPYMMGGLELLN; this comes from the coding sequence ATGTCTGGTGTATTGTCTCCAAACTCAAACGATCCGCGTGTAATCCGCACGCGTCAATTAATTCTTGATGCGTTTTTAAACCAATTGAATCTTAAAAATTTCAACAGTATTACGATTCAAAACATTACGGAACAAGCCACAATTAACAGGGCTACATTCTACGCCCATTTTCAGGATAAATATGCACTGCTTGAAGCCTTGTTATCGGATGCTTTTATGGAGTATGTAACGAAAAGGGTAGACCCGGATGCCCGGTTATCAGCCGAAACCATACAGCAACTTATATTTTCATTATGTGATTACCACGTCTCAAGTAATGGATGCATCAAAAAATATGAGACAGTTGCACCCATTATTGAAGAAAATATCAAGACACAGCTGGAGCAATTCCTTCTTGAATTAATGAGCAAAGTAGCGGGAGATGTAGATCCCAAAACGCTGAAAATTACGGCAACCATGCTAAGCTGGTCGATCTATGGGATGACCTATCGATGGAATATTGAAGGCGGGCAGGAATCCCCGGCTGAATTAGCCAACAGAGTGGTACCCTATATGATGGGCGGATTGGAATTGTTGAATTAA
- a CDS encoding Dabb family protein, with product MFEHLVVFKFNDKTTLAKQQELVGQLLALPEQIPGITALTAGINATEETDRIQGYTIGLRVTFEDQEALRAYGPHPAHQAFVASLDGWVEDVIVVDYAI from the coding sequence ATGTTTGAACATTTGGTTGTTTTTAAATTCAACGATAAAACCACGTTAGCCAAACAGCAGGAATTGGTGGGTCAATTGCTCGCGTTACCGGAACAAATACCGGGGATTACCGCGCTGACCGCAGGGATCAATGCAACGGAAGAAACGGACCGTATTCAAGGTTATACCATTGGATTGAGAGTGACGTTTGAAGATCAGGAGGCATTGCGCGCCTATGGTCCACATCCTGCTCATCAGGCATTTGTAGCTTCCTTGGATGGTTGGGTGGAAGATGTCATTGTAGTTGATTATGCGATATAA
- a CDS encoding YxcD family protein, translated as MVLSMDEIVNAICIHMAERKGVRPTDVNVELSWEEDTGYSAEVWIQGRSQYLVESNMIEAILRYLHSEYNIRAYRENVRLDLDEEITAIVNQ; from the coding sequence ATGGTTCTGAGCATGGATGAAATTGTGAATGCAATCTGTATTCATATGGCAGAACGTAAGGGTGTACGTCCAACCGATGTGAATGTAGAACTGAGCTGGGAAGAAGATACAGGTTATTCCGCTGAAGTTTGGATTCAAGGCCGTAGTCAATATCTGGTGGAGTCCAATATGATTGAAGCGATTCTTCGCTACCTGCACAGTGAATACAACATCCGGGCGTACCGTGAGAATGTACGACTTGATCTGGATGAAGAGATCACAGCGATTGTTAATCAATAA
- a CDS encoding NADH:flavin oxidoreductase, whose protein sequence is MSDQQHNVISTEFLFQPYSVSKLTLSSRIVMSPMARAFSPDGIPGPDVAAYYRRRAEHGVGLIITEGATIEHPSASSEPRIPHMYGEAALQGWTEVVKQVHEAGGKIFPQILHMGIVRPSGSQPHPEAESLSPSGVDMEGTQVGEPMTETEIATVIQAYADAAANTQRIGFDGIELHGAHGFLIDQFFWKTTNRRTDRYGGDLQKRTQFAVELVMAVRAAVGPDFPIAMRISQWKMNDYQARLFDTPEHLEQFLRLLVDAGVDIFHCSTRRFWEPEFEGSELGFAGWVRKLSGRTTITVGSVGMPDEPEAGADKATHPGMGELMKRYEQQEFDLVAVGRALLGDPAWAAKVREGRVSEIQAFTPEVLATLH, encoded by the coding sequence TTGAGTGATCAACAACATAACGTTATTTCTACGGAGTTTCTGTTTCAACCATACAGCGTTTCAAAGTTAACCCTGTCCTCGCGCATTGTCATGTCCCCCATGGCTCGTGCCTTCTCCCCGGATGGTATCCCGGGCCCCGATGTAGCTGCATATTATCGTCGGCGTGCCGAGCATGGTGTTGGACTCATTATTACCGAAGGTGCAACCATTGAGCATCCATCTGCATCAAGTGAGCCTAGAATCCCTCATATGTATGGAGAAGCAGCTCTTCAAGGCTGGACTGAAGTGGTCAAACAAGTCCATGAAGCCGGCGGCAAGATTTTTCCGCAGATTTTACACATGGGAATCGTTCGTCCTTCCGGATCTCAGCCTCACCCCGAGGCTGAATCTCTTAGTCCATCAGGAGTTGATATGGAGGGTACCCAAGTAGGTGAGCCAATGACGGAGACAGAGATCGCAACTGTGATTCAAGCTTATGCTGATGCAGCAGCCAATACGCAACGCATCGGTTTTGACGGAATCGAGCTTCACGGTGCACATGGTTTTCTGATCGATCAGTTTTTCTGGAAAACAACGAATAGGAGAACGGACCGCTATGGTGGTGACCTTCAGAAACGAACTCAATTCGCGGTTGAACTTGTAATGGCAGTTCGTGCTGCGGTGGGCCCTGATTTTCCTATCGCGATGCGGATTTCCCAATGGAAGATGAATGATTATCAAGCCAGACTGTTCGACACCCCCGAACACTTGGAACAATTCCTTCGTTTGTTAGTTGACGCAGGTGTAGATATCTTCCACTGCTCGACACGACGCTTCTGGGAGCCCGAGTTCGAAGGATCTGAGCTTGGATTTGCAGGTTGGGTAAGAAAACTGAGTGGCCGAACCACAATTACCGTTGGTTCTGTGGGTATGCCAGATGAACCCGAAGCTGGAGCAGATAAAGCAACACATCCAGGTATGGGCGAACTCATGAAGCGATATGAGCAACAGGAATTTGATCTGGTAGCTGTGGGACGTGCACTCCTTGGTGATCCGGCATGGGCTGCCAAAGTACGCGAAGGCCGCGTATCCGAGATTCAAGCTTTTACACCTGAAGTACTCGCTACGTTACACTAA
- a CDS encoding AraC family transcriptional regulator, with amino-acid sequence MTREVRTVVFDTDLQLEAYQFEGIMQKFPNHFHDYYVIGFIEQGKRHLVCNNEEYILNSGDMIVFNPHDPHACEQVDGRTLDYRCINVQPEVMREYAREITGQAYLPRFTSPVLYQSELVGSLHELHQMILEEQSDFCKEELLLLLLDQLLRDYSDAEPPVSTQDVTTEIRRICDYIEAHYMESISLNELADLTEMSKYHLLRLFTRQKGISPYRYLETIRINQAKRLLEQGLLPIEVAAQTGFSDQSHFTNFFKKLIGLTPKQYRRIFNHDSELKRTTTNIV; translated from the coding sequence ATGACACGGGAAGTCCGGACTGTAGTATTTGATACCGATTTACAGCTAGAAGCTTATCAATTTGAAGGCATTATGCAGAAGTTTCCCAATCATTTTCATGACTATTACGTCATTGGATTCATTGAACAAGGCAAGCGACACCTCGTCTGCAACAACGAAGAATACATTTTGAATAGTGGTGATATGATTGTTTTTAATCCACATGATCCTCATGCCTGCGAACAGGTCGATGGAAGAACCCTCGATTATCGCTGTATCAACGTCCAGCCTGAGGTTATGCGAGAGTATGCGAGAGAGATTACTGGACAAGCTTACTTGCCACGGTTTACATCCCCTGTTCTCTACCAAAGTGAACTTGTGGGTTCCCTGCACGAGCTGCATCAGATGATTCTGGAAGAGCAATCGGATTTCTGCAAAGAAGAATTGTTACTCTTACTATTGGATCAATTGCTGAGAGATTATTCAGATGCTGAACCACCTGTTTCCACACAGGATGTGACCACAGAGATCAGACGCATATGTGATTACATAGAAGCTCATTACATGGAGAGCATCTCGCTGAACGAGTTAGCCGATTTGACGGAGATGAGCAAATACCACCTGCTGCGTTTATTCACTCGCCAGAAAGGGATATCCCCTTACCGTTACCTGGAAACGATTCGCATTAATCAAGCCAAACGTCTGCTGGAACAAGGTCTGCTGCCGATTGAAGTAGCTGCACAGACAGGATTTAGCGACCAGAGCCATTTCACGAATTTCTTCAAAAAACTGATCGGCCTTACACCCAAGCAATATAGACGTATCTTCAATCATGATTCGGAGTTGAAACGAACCACCACTAACATCGTATGA
- a CDS encoding DUF4375 domain-containing protein produces the protein MSEQDINDVWYDYAVLFIKKKNESEQGWVSLTSNEQDIAALWLLEADVFNGGFIQFFCNWGEEVYRYALRALHIIGATQAVEIITSAYGCIEHLKEDKRLTELWDIPKFLTKEQEQQLDALDQQFWNNEDQIAEKAYGYYHGILNMMII, from the coding sequence GTGAGCGAGCAAGATATTAATGATGTATGGTATGACTATGCTGTGTTATTTATCAAAAAAAAGAATGAATCTGAACAGGGCTGGGTTTCGTTGACTTCGAACGAGCAGGACATTGCTGCTCTATGGCTGTTAGAGGCGGATGTCTTTAATGGCGGTTTTATACAGTTTTTCTGCAACTGGGGGGAAGAGGTATACCGTTACGCGTTGCGTGCATTACATATCATTGGTGCGACTCAAGCCGTGGAGATCATAACGTCAGCATATGGCTGCATTGAGCACTTGAAAGAGGATAAAAGGCTTACCGAACTGTGGGATATACCTAAATTCCTCACAAAGGAACAAGAGCAGCAGTTAGATGCGTTAGATCAACAGTTTTGGAACAATGAGGATCAGATCGCGGAGAAAGCCTATGGATATTATCACGGAATATTGAACATGATGATCATATAA
- a CDS encoding Imm63 family immunity protein: MSNMLSKQQLADILLQLLERTSFPREQMQNYVNRLFESFKWDGVPYVEAGEDTYIVRIYERGLFSLEKRVKQPDEVIYWLMEDIIFTATHVGLLERHGVDNKQTHLNYTNEVMKDLNRGVLEAFQQIGDPYLHWHQTGKRQELEGMDKEK; the protein is encoded by the coding sequence ATGTCCAACATGTTAAGTAAACAACAATTGGCAGACATCCTTTTACAGCTTTTAGAGCGTACATCTTTCCCTAGGGAACAGATGCAGAACTATGTTAACCGCTTGTTTGAGAGCTTTAAATGGGATGGGGTGCCTTATGTAGAGGCTGGAGAAGATACGTATATCGTTCGAATATACGAACGTGGTCTCTTCTCATTGGAGAAACGGGTGAAACAGCCGGATGAAGTCATCTATTGGTTGATGGAGGATATTATTTTCACCGCGACGCATGTAGGATTGTTGGAACGACATGGCGTGGATAATAAACAAACGCATTTGAACTATACAAATGAAGTGATGAAGGACCTGAACAGGGGTGTTCTGGAAGCCTTCCAGCAGATCGGGGATCCGTATTTACATTGGCATCAGACTGGGAAACGTCAGGAGTTAGAGGGCATGGATAAAGAAAAGTGA
- a CDS encoding NRDE family protein, protein MCLILFAYNMHPKYPLILGSNRDEFYHRPTAQAHYWEDHPHILAGRDLSKMGTWMGVTTEGRLAAVTNYRDPNEEVHAKGSRGDLVADFLKGTPTPEQYIQHAEQSRNDYPGYNLLVGDPDNLYYYSNVGNVVMKLKPGIYGISNHLINTDWPKVKRGKEGLEKIIHGEDKGTLTEQILGLLQMADPSVDEHLPHTGVPLEWERLLSPIFVKSEKFDYGTRASSVVLMNREEVFFTERVHQNGEVMEQRFNIKPLNSTS, encoded by the coding sequence ATGTGTTTAATTTTATTTGCTTACAACATGCATCCAAAGTATCCGCTTATATTGGGATCAAATAGGGATGAATTCTATCATAGGCCTACGGCTCAAGCACACTATTGGGAAGATCATCCTCATATATTGGCTGGCCGGGATTTGTCTAAAATGGGAACCTGGATGGGCGTAACAACAGAGGGGCGTCTGGCTGCTGTCACGAATTATCGTGATCCAAATGAAGAGGTACATGCCAAAGGCTCAAGAGGAGATCTGGTTGCTGATTTTTTAAAGGGAACGCCCACACCTGAGCAATATATACAACATGCGGAGCAAAGCCGCAATGATTATCCTGGCTACAATTTGTTAGTGGGTGATCCTGACAACCTCTATTATTATTCTAATGTGGGTAATGTTGTGATGAAGTTGAAACCAGGAATATACGGGATTAGTAATCACTTGATTAATACGGATTGGCCCAAGGTGAAACGTGGAAAAGAAGGGCTGGAGAAAATCATCCATGGGGAGGACAAAGGTACCCTGACAGAACAAATATTAGGTTTGCTACAAATGGCAGACCCTTCAGTGGATGAGCATCTACCTCATACAGGTGTTCCATTGGAGTGGGAACGTTTGCTTTCTCCCATCTTCGTAAAAAGTGAAAAATTCGACTATGGAACCAGAGCTTCATCCGTTGTTCTGATGAACAGAGAAGAAGTGTTTTTTACGGAGAGGGTTCACCAGAACGGAGAGGTAATGGAGCAACGTTTTAACATCAAACCTCTTAACTCGACAAGCTGA
- a CDS encoding YdiU family protein, which produces MQQETLNKGWNLENSYAKLPQPFFTSQGAVPVESPKLIIFNRLLASSLGLDVESLDSDEGAHIFAGNLIPEGAEPLAQAYAGHQFGNFNMLGDGRALLLGEQITPQGERVDIQLKGSGRTPYSRGGDGRAAVGPMLREYIISEAMYALGIPTTRSLAVVSTGENIIRETERPGAILTRVASSHIRVATFQYAARWGSIDDLRALADYTLHRHFPDVAQAENRYLLLLQEVIKRQAALIAQWQRVGFIHGVMNTDNMAISGETIDYGPCAFMDAYNPSTVFSSIDRQGRYAYGNQPYIAGWNLARFAETLLPLLHEDEEQAVQLAQDAIAQFSELYHHHWLKGVRAKLGLSDEEAEDEALIKDLLELMEKHSADYTNTFLALTFDKLEGTALFGTAEFAEWNERWKARLDRQGGAKEVSQELMRSSNPAVIPRNHRVEEALERAENHGDLSVMEKLLAVLSDPFAHSPEQAEYAELPAQCNTSYQTFCGT; this is translated from the coding sequence ATGCAACAAGAAACGTTGAACAAAGGGTGGAACTTGGAGAATAGTTATGCGAAGTTACCGCAACCCTTTTTTACAAGTCAGGGCGCAGTGCCTGTTGAATCACCAAAGCTGATCATTTTCAATCGACTGCTTGCATCCAGCCTGGGACTGGATGTGGAGTCTCTTGACAGTGATGAAGGAGCGCATATTTTTGCAGGTAATTTGATTCCGGAAGGAGCCGAGCCTTTGGCTCAGGCCTATGCAGGTCATCAATTTGGCAATTTTAATATGCTTGGAGATGGACGTGCTTTGCTGCTGGGTGAACAGATTACGCCACAGGGCGAGCGAGTGGATATCCAGCTCAAAGGATCAGGAAGAACACCCTACTCCCGTGGGGGAGATGGACGTGCTGCTGTAGGGCCCATGTTGCGTGAGTATATTATTAGTGAGGCGATGTATGCACTGGGTATTCCAACGACACGCAGTCTGGCGGTGGTTTCAACAGGAGAAAACATTATCCGTGAAACAGAGCGGCCGGGTGCCATTTTAACCCGGGTGGCTTCCAGTCATATCCGGGTAGCAACCTTCCAGTATGCAGCCAGATGGGGATCTATCGACGATCTTCGGGCGTTGGCTGATTATACGTTGCATCGACATTTTCCTGATGTTGCCCAAGCTGAGAATCGCTATCTTTTGCTCCTTCAGGAAGTGATTAAACGGCAGGCGGCACTCATTGCCCAATGGCAGCGTGTTGGTTTCATTCATGGAGTGATGAACACGGATAATATGGCCATTAGTGGTGAGACCATCGATTATGGTCCGTGCGCCTTTATGGATGCTTACAATCCTTCAACCGTATTCAGCTCCATCGACAGGCAAGGTCGCTATGCTTATGGTAATCAACCGTATATTGCCGGGTGGAATTTGGCTCGTTTTGCCGAGACGCTTCTGCCGTTGTTGCATGAAGATGAAGAACAGGCGGTGCAACTCGCTCAGGATGCTATCGCACAATTTTCTGAATTGTACCATCATCATTGGCTCAAGGGAGTGCGTGCCAAACTGGGCTTGTCCGATGAAGAGGCCGAAGATGAAGCGCTGATCAAGGATCTTCTTGAACTCATGGAGAAGCATAGTGCAGATTACACCAATACGTTCCTGGCATTGACCTTTGACAAGTTGGAAGGGACTGCTTTGTTTGGCACGGCAGAATTTGCTGAATGGAATGAGCGGTGGAAAGCAAGATTGGACAGACAGGGAGGGGCGAAGGAAGTCTCTCAGGAGTTGATGAGATCAAGCAATCCAGCCGTCATTCCCCGAAATCATCGGGTCGAGGAAGCCCTTGAGCGAGCTGAGAATCACGGAGACCTTAGCGTGATGGAGAAGCTTTTGGCAGTTCTTTCAGACCCGTTCGCGCACTCACCTGAGCAGGCTGAATATGCCGAACTGCCAGCACAGTGCAATACTTCGTACCAGACTTTTTGTGGAACCTGA